In Mangifera indica cultivar Alphonso chromosome 7, CATAS_Mindica_2.1, whole genome shotgun sequence, the genomic window aatattaatcgATACGAACAAATTATTGTGTTATTATGTAGTTaggtaatctaattatttatttatctctaatttaaaattagacataacaatttatttatatttggtcatactataaatattaatttagaagtattaataaattaatatgtttagaATCCCttttcttgtaaaaaaaaaaaatttatattgattttcgtACAAAATTACTTGTGCAAAGTCAGAAATCtcccaaatatttattttaaagggGATGAAGAATTGGTTGAAGTAGAACGCCTTCTAGGCTCAACTGACTATTCCAAAGTATACTCAATAATCAATGAAAATGCATATATTCTTCCTTAATTTGTAAGACTTGCTTCTGAAATTAATGAATGATAAATTAAAGTCAAAAAAATAggttcatttatttatatatattttcaaatagaaaattgattGCCCCGTTAATTTTGACTTTCCCTTCATGTCAATATtctaatattcaataaattagaGGGTGCTAGCTCCTTTAGTCCttcaaagaaaaaactaaaataaaaatcttaactACAAAGTTGAGAATAAATGCTCAATTCAAAagtttgacataattaaaattttaaaatgaattatttttactATGTGATATCATTATGATATCGCGTTGACCTAGTGATTGAATAGTTCAATCAAGTTGGTCcgatgaataaaataaatttgaattaaaacccATTAGAtctagttttagtttttaattaaattgattaatttaatccaagttttaaaacaaGAGCTGAAGGTTATTATGTGATATTGTCATAGTGTCAGCATGATAGTCGGATTGATCTGTGTAGTGATTGAATcttgattcaatattattgatattattcaacCTTAAGTTAATTCGGCCAATAAAAAAAAGGGGTTTTAGTGAAAATCCACCTTATCTAGCCCCGATTATCAATCGGGGTAGCTAGTTCATCATGAGTTTTAAAACAATAGTTGAAAGTTACTAACTCTAAATTCTCTTACATGTCACTTGTAGTACTATATTTTATCCATGAACAAATTTactgtaaaattatatatattttttctacaATAACATACggcttttaaaaataaaattataaaaaattctagttatcatattatcaattaaaaaaatatcataaatattatataaaactttaaattttatcacaaaatacgtatttattatatcattatttatttaaaaatatgtattaatttatactaataatatctatcatattatatttatccgatatgttttaaaatatatataatttttacttatattatattatatcctctgtatgtgtatatatatatatatatatatcattatagcATGTTTTATGTTTACATATAACTAACCAATGGACAAAAATTCAATCTCCAAGCCTTTCGACTTTTCCTTGAACTGACCAAAACTAGATACTTTTCATCATTCAGTCAAAGTCATCGCAAGTAACAGCTTCATCGGCCCGTCCTCTCGAACCTCACACGCTGTATCCCAATATTGACTTCCTTGTGAAACTCAGACGCCTTCTATAAATCCCTCTCAAACCCACCCCTTTATCTCACAAAACACACACCCTTTAATCTATCTCCAAAATGTTCAAACATCTTCTTCTCGCCATTTTTATAGTGGGAGTAGTTCTCCTCCCGAGACCCCTACTGGCTCAAAACTGTGGCTGTGCTGCCGACCAGTGCTGCAGCCGTTGGGGTTATTGTGGCACCGGCGATGACTACTGCGGCACGGGGTGCCAGGAGGGTCCCTGCTACGCGCCGAACAATGTTTCGGTGGAGAGTATAGTGACGGATGAGTTCTTTAATGGGATTCTCGATCAGGCTGATGCGAGTTGTGTTGGGAAAAGCTTCTACTCTCGATCGAGTTTTCTTGAAGCTCTTGGTTCGTTCTCTACGTTTGGGAGGACCGGCACTGATGAGGATTCGAAACGTGAAATTGCAGCCTTCTTTGCTCATGTTACTCATGAAACTGGACGTAAGaatcaatctctctctcttctgctttttatttttattttcaattatttacctttttttagtaatctattatattaatataagttAATAGGATATGCGTAAAATTAACGATCTCCAGATTGATGTCTCACCGCCATCATCGCACATTTATTACAATTCTTCTTCTAACGCGTCACCTTTTTCTTCcctaatcattttttttttcctttttgagcactatttttttatttttcttccacggtttttattttacaataacTAAGGTTACACCTAAAGTGGGttgtttcaatttcaaaaatcagTTTGACTCAACtacttttttaaatcaaattaagtttgagttataaAAAGTTTAACTCAGTCTAGTCTATAAGTTATGTAAATgactaaatttaatttgagtttagattaCGACTTGATTCgagttatattaaaaaaaaaattgttttgtctattattaagtaaacaatgtcattttgtcaataaattttaaatttgagttacaaATTCGAATCATAATCGTGaactgaattttaaattttaaacttagagaTTTAGTTGAATTTGAGCTACTCTTAACAAGTTGAACTTGAGACATAAGGGTGTCCAAACTTAGCTCAATTCGTATTCCACTTCTACCAACGAATTTTCTTCTTCGCCAATGATACTGTTCATCAATTTAGTAGGCCTAACGCAATCTTGTGATagttctttcaattttaaattgaattttactGGACTTATTCAGATtcagttcaattcgaattcacctttaagtcaagtttaaacCAATGTTTTGGATGCACTCTTGTTTTACATTCACCAGCAAATCAGACTAACAATTTACCATCTTTGCTATAGATTTTTGCTATATTGAAGAGATAGATGGTGCCACCAAGGACTATTGTGACGAAGAAAACACACAGTATCCTTGCAACCCCAACAAAGGCTACTACGGTCGTGGACCGATCCAACTATCCTGGAATTACAATTATGGACCAGCTGGAGTCGCCCTTGGCTTCGACGGCTTAAACGCTCCAGAAACTGTTGCCAACGATCCTATCATATCATTCAAGAGTGCCTTGTGGTATTGGACCAACTCTGTTCAACCTGTAATGAACCAAGGGTTCGGTGCAACCATTCGAGCCATCAATGGTGATCTCGAATGTGATGGTGGAAACCCTAGCTCAGTTCAGACTCGGATTAACTATTACACTGATTATTGCAACCAACTTGGTGTTTCTCCTGGTGATAATCTTACTTGCTAAGATTTAAATTTAGCAacacaaagttttattttttttgtaaacttGATTTGTTGTGGTTTTTGTCTTTTGTACTTCATAGCTTGCTTGAATCTTGATTATGATTCATGCAAGGGctcaataagataaaataaagattcaTATTTATCTTATGATTGAGTGACACAATGCATATTTCAGGTTTACACTCAATGATACGATAATTTAAATGTGCTATCACATTtgaattagataatatattttgagtaatactatatgtaaagatttttgagttatataatcaaatatataaataatatatcatcaatttattatatgtttgagtattattttatttttaatttaaaaatatccaattatataatgacacatcatttctATATCCAATTATGCTCTTAAAAGtgtgtgtatatagttttattaatatattatagagTAAAAGACtaattcccatccaaagtttccTAAACATGACATAttcctatattttaaattttaaaaaatcaaattttcatctgttatctgtttttattagtaaattttattaaataaaagggcaaaaaaattattttgcatatattttttctattttctcttttctctttattctcttttaaagtttagagggtgaattataattataattttttttctcttttctcattATTCTCACCGCCATCATCGCACTAGAGTTCACATTTATTACAACTCTTCTTCTAATGTGTTACTTTTTCcttctctaatatttttttttctctttttgagcactgttcttttatttttcttccacggtttttcttttttaacgaCTAAGGTTACACCTAACTTGGGTTGTTTCAATTTCGAAAATCAGTTTGACTTggctagtttttaaaatcaagttaaacttaaattacaATGAGTTTAACTCAATCTGATCCATAAATTATATAGATGACtagatttaatttaagtttggatTGTGACTTGATTCGAgtcatatcaaaaaaatatcgttttatctattattaagtaaaacgatatcgttttgtcaataaatcataaatttgagttacaaatttaaatcataatctcGAACtgaatttcaaactttaaacttagagatgtagttgaacttgaattatTCGTAACAAGTTGAATTTAAGACAAAAAGATGTCCAGACTTGGCTCAATTTGTATTCCATTTCTACCAACGAATTTTCTTCTTAGTGTTCATCAATTTAATAGGCCTAACTCAATCTTGTGATAGTTCTTTCAGTTTTAAATTGAACTTTACTAGACTTGTTTAAATTCAGTTCAGTTCGAATTCAcctttaaatcaagtttaaaccaATGTTTTTGGATGCGCTCTTGTTTTACACTCACCAACAAATCAGACTAACAATTTACCATCATTTctatagatttttaatatactgAAGAGTTAGATGGTGCCACCCAGGACTATTATGATGAAACAAAACACACAGTATCCCTGCAACCCCAGCA contains:
- the LOC123220220 gene encoding endochitinase EP3-like, giving the protein MFKHLLLAIFIVGVVLLPRPLLAQNCGCAADQCCSRWGYCGTGDDYCGTGCQEGPCYAPNNVSVESIVTDEFFNGILDQADASCVGKSFYSRSSFLEALGSFSTFGRTGTDEDSKREIAAFFAHVTHETGHFCYIEEIDGATKDYCDEENTQYPCNPNKGYYGRGPIQLSWNYNYGPAGVALGFDGLNAPETVANDPIISFKSALWYWTNSVQPVMNQGFGATIRAINGDLECDGGNPSSVQTRINYYTDYCNQLGVSPGDNLTC